Proteins encoded within one genomic window of Ostrinia nubilalis chromosome 5, ilOstNubi1.1, whole genome shotgun sequence:
- the LOC135071748 gene encoding magnetosome-associated protein MamJ-like: protein MKTFVAFFALLAVAAANPLPLVQIIVNVDGGSSDAVVVDKPVPAPVIVPEIVGPVFPTPIVIPEPEQPIVFPTPIVVPEPELPIVFPTPIVIPEPEQPIVFPTPIVVPEPEQPIVFPTPIVVPEPEQPIVFPTPIVIPQPVAPEVIPESIVLPAPVLPVVIPEAIVLPETIAPEVVVPESVPVMPVVPVVVPEAIVLPEQLG, encoded by the coding sequence atgaaaaccTTCGTTGCTTTCTTCGCCCTCCTGGCTGTGGCCGCCGCCAACCCCCTGCCGCTGGTGCAGATCATCGTTAACGTTGACGGAGGCTCCAGCGATGCCGTCGTCGTCGACAAGCCCGTGCCCGCTCCTGTGATCGTTCCCGAGATTGTAGGACCCGTCTTCCCCACTCCCATCGTTATCCCTGAGCCTGAACAGCCCATCGTCTTCCCTACCCCCATTGTCGTCCCCGAGCCCGAGCTGCCCATCGTCTTCCCCACCCCCATCGTTATCCCTGAGCCTGAACAGCCCATCGTCTTCCCCACTCCCATCGTCGTTCCCGAGCCCGAGCAACCCATCGTGTTCCCTACCCCCATCGTCGTTCCCGAGCCCGAGCAGCCCATCGTGTTCCCTACCCCCATCGTCATCCCTCAACCCGTTGCCCCCGAGGTCATCCCTGAATCGATCGTCCTCCCCGCCCCTGTGCTCCCCGTCGTCATCCCTGAAGCTATCGTCCTTCCCGAGACCATTGCCCCTGAGGTGGTGGTCCCCGAATCCGTCCCCGTGATGCCCGTCGTACCCGTCGTTGTCCCCGAGGCAATCGTCCTCCCCGAGCAACTGGGCTAA
- the LOC135071747 gene encoding uncharacterized protein LOC135071747: MKTFIAFFALVAVAAANPLPLVQIIVNVDGGSSDAVVVDKPVPAPILVPEVIFPTPVIPVDPEAPVIPDPIILPTPVLPIVVPETAEPEPVLPDPIVLPTPVLPVVIPEQPVVIPEPIVMPEPVDPVVIPEAIVIPEPIAPVVIPEAIVIPEPVAPVVIPEAVVIPEPIAPEVIPEAIVIPEPVAPVVIPEAVVIPEPIAPEVIPEAIVIPDPVAPVVIPEAVVLPEILN, translated from the coding sequence ATGAAGACCTTCATTGCTTTCTTCGCCCTCGTGGCCGTGGCCGCCGCCAACCCCCTGCCGCTGGTGCAGATCATCGTCAACGTTGATGGAGGCTCCAGCGACGCCGTCGTCGTCGACAAGCCCGTGCCCGCTCCCATACTCGTTCCCGAGGTCATCTTTCCCACTCCCGTGATCCCCGTCGACCCTGAGGCACCCGTTATTCCCGACCCCATTATTTTGCCTACTCCTGTGCTGCCCATCGTGGTGCCTGAAACTGCGGAGCCCGAACCTGTTCTGCCTGACCCCATTGTTCTGCCCACTCCCGTGCTTCCCGTGGTCATCCCTGAACAGCCCGTCGTCATCCCTGAACCCATCGTGATGCCCGAGCCCGTCGACCCCGTGGTGATCCCCGAAGCCATCGTGATCCCCGAGCCCATCGCCCCTGTGGTGATCCCTGAAGCTATCGTGATCCCTGAGCCCGTGGCCCCCGTGGTCATCCCCGAAGCCGTCGTGATCCCCGAGCCCATTGCCCCCGAGGTGATCCCTGAAGCCATCGTGATCCCCGAGCCTGTGGCTCCCGTGGTCATCCCCGAAGCGGTCGTGATCCCCGAACCCATCGCCCCCGAGGTGATCCCTGAAGCTATCGTGATCCCTGACCCCGTGGCTCCCGTGGTCATCCCCGAAGCCGTCGTGCTCCCCGAAATTCTTAACTAA
- the LOC135072237 gene encoding uncharacterized protein LOC135072237 → MKIFVALVAVLAVAAANPLPVVQIIVNLEGSGVDAVSIDKPIESEVAPVVPGPIVMPTPVLPESPVIPDLIVLPTPVLPVLPENPVIPDPIVLPTPVLPVLPENPVIPDPIVLPAPVLPVLPESPVIPDPIVLPAPVSPIVPESPVIPDPIVLPAPVSPIVPESPVIPDPIVLPAPVSPVLPESPIATPGLIILPTPQLPIAIPESILHPSPVIPVVPESVVLPEPVLPGVVPEAIVLPEPLN, encoded by the coding sequence ATGAAAATCTTCGTCGCTTTGGTTGCCGTTTTGGCCGTCGCTGCCGCCAACCCACTGCCGGTAGTGCAGATCATTGTCAACCTAGAAGGATCTGGAGTAGACGCCGTATCTATTGACAAGCCAATTGAATCTGAAGTGGCACCAGTGGTTCCTGGTCCCATCGTCATGCCTACCCCTGTGTTGCCTGAGAGCCCTGTGATCCCAGACCTCATCGTTTTACCTACCCCAGTGCTCCCCGTCTTGCCTGAGAACCCCGTGATCCCCGACCCCATCGTGCTACCTACCCCAGTTCTTCCTGTCTTGCCTGAGAACCCCGTGATCCCCGATCCCATCGTGTTACCTGCTCCAGTTCTTCCTGTCTTGCCCGAGAGCCCTGTGATCCCCGACCCCATCGTACTACCTGCCCCAGTTTCTCCCATCGTACCTGAGAGCCCTGTGATCCCCGACCCCATCGTATTACCTGCCCCAGTTTCTCCCATCGTACCTGAGAGCCCCGTGATCCCCGACCCCATCGTATTACCTGCCCCAGTTTCTCCCGTCTTACCTGAGAGCCCCATTGCCACCCCTGGACTCATCATTCTCCCCACTCCTCAGCTTCCTATTGCCATCCCTGAATCAATCCTTCACCCAAGCCCTGTTATCCCTGTAGTTCCCGAGTCTGTAGTTCTACCAGAACCTGTTCTGCCCGGCGTTGTCCCTGAAGCTATCGTGCTCCCTGAACCACTGAACTAA